A genomic window from Trueperella bialowiezensis includes:
- a CDS encoding arginine repressor, giving the protein MSAIVTRAARLARISAIVEAQPISSQGELRKLLALEGIEVTQATLSRDLDELQARKEPTPDGGKAYRIPSPGVMGEQESAALGTLKRWAREVMVSAKNTSNQVVLRTPPGAAQLLASSLDRAVLDGVLGCIAGDDTVLVITESPKRAEKLVTELIGFAQAQTSTNNE; this is encoded by the coding sequence ATGAGCGCGATTGTCACCAGAGCCGCGCGCCTGGCACGCATATCCGCGATCGTTGAGGCACAACCGATATCTTCCCAAGGAGAGCTACGCAAACTTCTCGCCTTGGAAGGCATCGAGGTCACCCAAGCCACGCTTTCGCGCGACCTCGATGAACTGCAAGCGCGCAAAGAACCAACGCCCGACGGCGGGAAGGCATACCGCATCCCTTCGCCGGGTGTCATGGGGGAGCAGGAATCGGCTGCACTTGGTACCCTCAAGCGCTGGGCGCGCGAAGTGATGGTCTCAGCGAAAAATACGTCTAACCAGGTTGTTTTGCGGACACCCCCGGGTGCCGCGCAGCTACTCGCCTCGTCGCTCGATCGGGCAGTGCTCGACGGCGTGCTCGGCTGCATCGCCGGTGACGACACGGTATTAGTCATAACAGAAAGCCCGAAGCGAGCCGAGAAACTCGTCACCGAGCTCATCGGCTTCGCACAAGCTCAAACGTCAACCAATAATGAATAA